The Metabacillus sediminilitoris genome window below encodes:
- the mreD gene encoding rod shape-determining protein MreD, giving the protein MRRFILPFLVLFIFISESIFVDLVHLPFASENQLYIPRFVLIIVIFITVFMNRTQGMLFGVVFGLLHDIVYIEVIGIYLLVYAFLAYLISKAMKVLHNNVFMTLFLTILAITLLEYYVYGINYLIGTTKMPLYHFTTLRLLPTLALNSIFAILFIYPVKRFLEKIKVEELDS; this is encoded by the coding sequence GTGAGACGTTTCATTCTCCCTTTTCTTGTCCTGTTTATATTTATCAGTGAAAGTATTTTCGTTGATCTTGTCCATCTGCCATTTGCGTCAGAAAATCAATTATATATCCCCAGGTTCGTTTTAATCATCGTTATCTTTATAACAGTATTTATGAACCGAACACAAGGAATGTTATTTGGGGTTGTGTTTGGATTATTACATGATATTGTCTATATTGAAGTGATCGGGATTTATCTATTAGTATATGCGTTTCTAGCTTATTTGATTTCAAAAGCAATGAAGGTTTTACATAATAATGTCTTTATGACGCTGTTTTTAACGATTTTAGCGATTACTTTGCTTGAATATTATGTATATGGAATAAATTATTTAATTGGAACAACAAAGATGCCTTTATATCATTTTACAACATTAAGACTGCTGCCAACCCTTGCCTTAAATTCTATTTTTGCAATTCTATTCATTTATCCTGTGAAAAGATTTTTAGAGAAAATAAAAGTGGAAGAATTAGATAGTTAA
- the mreC gene encoding rod shape-determining protein MreC produces the protein MPQFFLNKRLILLLVSIILLVALIGFSLKEDRKLTWPEQFLQDSVGVFQTIFHKPAQYVSGFFENVNDLRKTYEENELLKSRLDEYMQLEADLQEYKVENDQLKAELGKVADLRVYDPIYSAVIGRNPDRWYDYLSIDKGAQDGVEHDMAVVTAQGLVGKVKTVSQFTSTVQLLSATDIENRISAEVLPAENNEKDEDTKTTGEKVTGLIEGYDEEKGALMLRRIESDVTLVEGQKVITAGTGGVFPGGILIGEIIEIEPDSYGLEQMAYVKPSANFYDIDRVWVADRAAKYEDPVSVINEEEEEES, from the coding sequence ATGCCACAGTTTTTCCTAAATAAACGCCTTATCTTGTTGCTAGTTAGTATCATTCTTTTAGTGGCATTGATTGGTTTTTCCTTAAAGGAAGATCGTAAATTAACTTGGCCTGAGCAATTTCTGCAGGATTCTGTAGGAGTTTTTCAAACGATATTTCATAAACCGGCACAATATGTTTCAGGTTTTTTTGAGAATGTAAATGATCTAAGAAAAACATATGAAGAGAATGAGTTACTAAAAAGTAGACTTGATGAATATATGCAGCTTGAAGCAGATCTTCAAGAGTATAAAGTAGAAAATGATCAATTAAAAGCCGAGTTGGGTAAGGTTGCTGATTTAAGAGTGTATGATCCTATATATTCAGCAGTAATAGGTCGTAATCCCGATAGATGGTATGATTATCTTTCAATTGATAAAGGTGCACAAGATGGTGTAGAACATGACATGGCTGTCGTGACGGCTCAAGGACTTGTTGGAAAGGTGAAAACTGTATCACAATTCACATCAACCGTACAATTATTAAGTGCAACTGATATTGAAAATCGTATTTCAGCAGAAGTTTTACCAGCTGAAAATAATGAGAAAGATGAAGATACAAAGACAACTGGTGAAAAGGTTACTGGGTTAATTGAGGGATATGACGAGGAGAAAGGTGCGCTCATGCTTCGCCGAATAGAGTCGGACGTTACACTCGTAGAAGGTCAAAAAGTTATTACCGCAGGAACTGGCGGAGTTTTCCCTGGTGGAATCCTCATTGGTGAAATCATAGAAATAGAACCTGATTCATATGGTTTAGAGCAAATGGCCTATGTTAAACCTTCTGCTAACTTTTATGATATCGACCGAGTTTGGGTAGCAGATCGTGCGGCTAAATATGAGGATCCTGTATCAGTGATTAACGAGGAAGAGGAGGAAGAATCGTGA